The following are encoded in a window of Arthrobacter sp. OAP107 genomic DNA:
- a CDS encoding DNA starvation/stationary phase protection protein: MKASPTLTNNMQAVLTDLIELHIQGKQAHWNIVGTNFRDLHLQLDEIVDAARAFADDIAERMRALHALPDGRSATVAKATHLPQFPDGLINTKDAIDRIVAALEAAVGTMRKVHDEVDEEDPTTADLLHTFIEKLEQYAWMVGAENMKASASVTHPDAK, encoded by the coding sequence ATGAAGGCTTCACCGACACTGACCAATAACATGCAGGCCGTCCTGACGGACCTGATCGAACTGCACATCCAGGGCAAGCAGGCGCACTGGAACATCGTTGGGACCAACTTCAGGGATCTGCACCTTCAGCTCGACGAGATCGTGGACGCCGCCCGTGCCTTCGCCGACGACATCGCCGAGCGCATGCGCGCACTGCATGCCCTGCCGGACGGCCGCAGCGCCACCGTGGCTAAGGCGACCCACCTTCCGCAGTTCCCCGACGGGCTCATCAACACCAAGGATGCGATCGACCGCATCGTGGCAGCACTCGAAGCGGCCGTGGGCACCATGCGCAAGGTCCATGACGAGGTGGATGAGGAAGACCCCACCACCGCTGACCTGCTGCACACCTTCATCGAAAAGCTCGAGCAGTACGCGTGGATGGTGGGTGCCGAGAACATGAAGGCGTCCGCCAGCGTCACGCACCCTGACGCCAAGTAG
- a CDS encoding nitrilase-related carbon-nitrogen hydrolase — MIEITCLNAPASLARTAPSGRPALRVGLVQHRWHSSAAALHAELNEGIDRAARLGATVVFLPELTLSRYPADQVPENDLARQGQDRPRPSDGAEDLLTGPTFRFAAEAARRNGITVHASLYQHAGNPDGSDDGLGLNTSILVSPAGELLARTHKLHIPVTAGYYEDKFFRQGPVAGDAYRVHAPAELGGARLGMPTCWDEWFPELARMYSLGGAELLVYPTAIGSEPLFPDFDTQPLWQQVIVGNGIANGLFMVVPNRWGQEGSLNFYGSSFISDPYGRILVQAPRNESAVLVADLDLDQRKDWLTLFPFLTTRRPDTYARLTDPVRPEEPFGSDPVVELVETEDTAAASERVTA, encoded by the coding sequence ATGATCGAAATAACCTGCCTCAACGCGCCTGCTTCGCTCGCCCGGACAGCGCCGTCCGGACGCCCCGCCCTGAGGGTCGGCCTCGTGCAGCACCGCTGGCACAGCAGCGCCGCCGCACTCCACGCCGAACTCAATGAAGGCATCGACCGGGCTGCTCGGCTGGGCGCCACCGTTGTGTTCCTGCCCGAACTCACCCTCTCCCGCTACCCCGCAGACCAGGTTCCGGAGAATGATCTTGCACGGCAGGGCCAGGACAGGCCCCGCCCCTCAGACGGCGCCGAGGACCTGCTGACCGGCCCCACCTTCCGCTTCGCAGCCGAGGCCGCCCGCCGGAACGGCATCACCGTCCATGCCTCGCTCTACCAGCACGCCGGCAACCCGGACGGCTCGGATGACGGCCTCGGACTGAACACCTCCATCCTGGTGTCCCCGGCCGGCGAGCTCTTGGCCCGCACCCACAAGCTGCACATCCCGGTGACCGCCGGATACTACGAGGACAAGTTCTTCCGCCAAGGTCCCGTTGCCGGGGATGCCTACCGGGTCCACGCCCCGGCCGAACTCGGTGGCGCCCGGCTGGGCATGCCCACCTGCTGGGACGAATGGTTCCCCGAACTGGCCCGCATGTACTCCCTCGGCGGCGCAGAGCTGCTGGTTTACCCGACGGCGATCGGTTCCGAGCCGCTGTTCCCGGACTTTGACACCCAGCCCCTCTGGCAGCAGGTCATCGTGGGCAACGGCATCGCCAACGGCCTGTTCATGGTGGTCCCGAACCGCTGGGGCCAGGAAGGGAGCCTGAACTTCTACGGCTCCTCCTTCATCTCCGACCCCTACGGCCGCATCCTGGTCCAGGCACCGCGCAACGAGTCGGCGGTCCTCGTGGCCGACCTCGACCTGGACCAGCGCAAGGACTGGCTGACGCTGTTCCCGTTCCTCACCACCCGCCGCCCGGACACTTACGCCCGGCTCACCGACCCGGTCCGCCCGGAGGAGCCGTTCGGCAGCGATCCGGTGGTCGAGCTTGTCGAGACCGAGGACACGGCCGCCGCCAGCGAGCGGGTGACCGCGTGA
- a CDS encoding agmatine deiminase family protein yields MPAETAHQERLWMAFPTGGYTLGDTADAAHAARSVWAAVANAAVEFEPVTMVVDPSDVETAARYLAPAVEVLTAELNDAWMRDIGPTFVLDGNGALGAVDWVFNGWGAQDWASWDKDSLVAAEVAGRSSARHLVSELVNEGGGIQVDGEGTVLVTETVQLDPGRNPGLSKAEVEAELARTIGAKKVIWLPRGLTRDSQRFGTRGHVDIVAAIPSPGTLLVHSQQNPAHPDYEVSREIVSFLSSTTDAAGREWTIIEVPAPVALTDPEGFVDYSYINHVVVNGGVIACTFSDPNDEKALRILADAYPGRRVVGIDARELFARGGGIHCITQQQPAAA; encoded by the coding sequence ATGCCGGCTGAAACTGCGCACCAGGAGCGGCTCTGGATGGCCTTCCCCACCGGCGGCTACACCCTCGGCGACACCGCGGACGCGGCGCACGCCGCCCGATCCGTCTGGGCCGCCGTCGCGAACGCCGCGGTCGAGTTTGAACCGGTCACCATGGTGGTTGACCCGTCCGACGTCGAAACCGCCGCCCGGTACCTGGCCCCCGCCGTCGAGGTGCTGACGGCGGAACTCAACGACGCCTGGATGCGCGACATCGGCCCGACGTTTGTGCTGGACGGAAACGGCGCCCTGGGCGCCGTCGACTGGGTCTTCAACGGCTGGGGCGCCCAGGACTGGGCCAGCTGGGACAAGGATTCGCTGGTGGCCGCCGAGGTGGCGGGCCGGTCCAGCGCCCGGCACCTCGTGTCCGAACTGGTCAACGAGGGCGGCGGCATCCAGGTGGACGGCGAGGGCACCGTGCTGGTCACCGAGACGGTGCAGCTGGATCCGGGCCGCAATCCCGGACTCAGCAAGGCCGAGGTCGAGGCCGAACTGGCCAGGACCATCGGCGCCAAAAAAGTCATCTGGCTGCCGCGCGGGCTCACCCGTGACTCGCAGCGGTTCGGTACGCGCGGGCACGTGGATATCGTTGCCGCCATCCCGTCCCCGGGCACGCTGCTGGTCCATTCGCAGCAGAACCCTGCCCATCCGGACTACGAGGTGAGCAGGGAAATTGTCAGCTTCCTGTCCTCCACCACGGACGCTGCCGGCCGGGAGTGGACGATCATCGAGGTCCCGGCGCCCGTTGCCCTGACGGATCCGGAGGGCTTCGTGGACTACAGCTACATCAACCACGTTGTGGTCAATGGCGGAGTCATCGCCTGCACGTTCTCCGACCCCAACGACGAGAAGGCACTCCGCATCCTCGCGGACGCATATCCCGGGCGCAGGGTCGTGGGCATCGACGCCCGCGAACTCTTCGCCCGCGGCGGGGGAATTCACTGCATCACCCAGCAGCAGCCCGCTGCCGCCTAG
- a CDS encoding APC family permease: MSQTTSIEPGGKSTSPAGEATHGITGKGLKGGQLGLLAVVVLGISSVAPAYSLTSSLGPAVGTVGVQLPAIFIVAFIPMILVAFAYRELNADSPDSGTTFTWTTKAFGPFVGWMGGWGLLAANIIVLSNLAGVAVDFFYLFLAQVFNNPGLADLTSNTAVNIATCLTFVALAVWVSYRGLHATKLVQYSLVGFQVLVLVLFIIMALTHAASGDAGTSLAFSWDWFNPAKIESFEQFTAGMSLAVFVYWGWDVCLTVNEETKGGRGTAGKAGTTTAVAVLALYLAVIVATMMVAGTGADGIGLNNPDNQSNIFAALASPVMGPVAILMSLAVLSGTASSLQSTMASPARSLLAMGHYGALPPRFASVSKRFGSPGFATLVAGGISGGFYAVMKVVSENVLNDTILALGLMICFYYGLTAFACTWYFRHSLFSSVRNFFMRLLFPMLGGLVLTVVFIQTAVDSWAPEFGSGSEIFGVGLVFVLGVGILALGVVVMLVMSRLRPGYFRGDTIRQDTPALVVPE; the protein is encoded by the coding sequence ATGAGCCAAACCACGAGCATCGAGCCCGGCGGGAAGAGCACTTCCCCGGCTGGCGAAGCAACGCACGGCATCACCGGGAAGGGCCTGAAGGGCGGACAGCTGGGCCTCCTGGCCGTCGTCGTCCTGGGCATATCCTCGGTGGCTCCGGCCTACAGCCTCACCAGTTCGTTGGGGCCCGCCGTCGGGACCGTGGGCGTGCAGCTTCCAGCGATCTTTATCGTCGCCTTCATCCCGATGATCCTGGTGGCGTTCGCCTACCGCGAGCTCAACGCCGACTCCCCGGACAGCGGAACCACGTTCACGTGGACCACAAAAGCGTTCGGCCCCTTCGTCGGCTGGATGGGCGGCTGGGGCCTGCTCGCCGCGAACATCATTGTTTTGTCCAACCTGGCAGGGGTCGCGGTGGACTTCTTCTATCTCTTCCTGGCCCAGGTATTCAACAACCCCGGGCTGGCGGACCTGACTTCCAACACGGCAGTCAACATTGCCACCTGCCTCACGTTCGTGGCGCTCGCAGTCTGGGTCAGCTACCGCGGCCTGCACGCCACCAAACTCGTGCAATACAGCCTGGTCGGTTTTCAGGTCCTGGTCCTGGTCCTGTTCATCATCATGGCACTCACGCACGCAGCATCCGGTGACGCCGGTACATCCCTCGCGTTCAGTTGGGACTGGTTCAACCCCGCGAAGATCGAGAGCTTCGAGCAGTTCACCGCCGGCATGTCACTCGCCGTCTTTGTCTACTGGGGCTGGGACGTGTGCCTGACGGTGAATGAGGAAACCAAGGGCGGCAGGGGCACCGCGGGCAAGGCAGGAACCACGACGGCGGTCGCCGTGCTGGCCCTCTACCTCGCAGTGATCGTGGCCACCATGATGGTGGCAGGCACCGGCGCCGACGGTATTGGCCTGAACAACCCGGACAACCAGTCGAATATCTTCGCCGCGCTGGCCTCGCCGGTCATGGGTCCGGTGGCCATCCTGATGTCTCTCGCCGTGCTCTCCGGCACCGCCTCGTCCCTGCAGTCCACGATGGCGTCCCCGGCACGCAGCCTGCTCGCGATGGGCCACTACGGCGCCCTGCCGCCGCGTTTCGCCTCAGTCAGCAAGCGCTTCGGGTCCCCCGGCTTCGCAACGCTGGTTGCGGGCGGGATCTCCGGCGGCTTCTACGCGGTCATGAAGGTGGTCAGCGAGAACGTCCTCAACGACACCATCCTGGCGCTGGGCCTGATGATCTGCTTCTACTACGGCCTGACCGCCTTCGCCTGCACGTGGTACTTCCGGCACAGCCTGTTCTCCAGCGTCCGCAACTTCTTCATGCGGCTGCTGTTCCCCATGCTGGGCGGGCTGGTCCTCACCGTCGTCTTCATCCAGACGGCCGTGGACAGCTGGGCGCCGGAATTCGGCAGTGGTTCGGAGATCTTCGGCGTGGGGCTCGTGTTCGTGCTCGGCGTGGGGATCCTGGCCCTCGGAGTCGTCGTCATGCTGGTGATGTCGCGGCTGCGGCCCGGCTACTTCCGCGGCGACACCATCCGCCAGGACACCCCCGCACTGGTGGTCCCCGAATAG
- a CDS encoding DUF4193 domain-containing protein — protein MATDYDAPRKTEEESPSESLEALQASRGGGAQTAVIDVDENDTAEGIDLPGADLSNEELTVIVVPEQSDEFTCGSCFLVRHRSQVAKEKNGMKYCHDCEG, from the coding sequence ATGGCTACCGATTACGACGCCCCACGCAAGACAGAAGAAGAGTCTCCCTCCGAATCGCTGGAGGCACTCCAGGCGTCCCGCGGCGGCGGTGCCCAGACCGCCGTTATCGACGTCGATGAGAATGACACTGCCGAAGGAATCGACCTTCCGGGCGCCGATCTTTCCAACGAGGAACTGACGGTCATCGTCGTTCCCGAGCAGTCCGACGAGTTCACCTGCGGCTCCTGCTTCCTGGTCCGTCACCGGTCCCAGGTCGCCAAGGAAAAGAACGGCATGAAGTACTGCCACGACTGCGAAGGCTAA